One window of the Bombus affinis isolate iyBomAffi1 chromosome 10, iyBomAffi1.2, whole genome shotgun sequence genome contains the following:
- the LOC126921525 gene encoding elongation of very long chain fatty acids protein AAEL008004-like, whose amino-acid sequence MASAAAELVVEREPEPRIEMTDTNRTFVGAQGLVRMALDQYTEILTTVSDPRVSDWPLMDSPIPTFLIVLLYLYGVAIFGPRVMANKKPFKLRATLVAYNAFQVVFSLGMLYEHLMSGWLLDYSYKCQPVDYSHNPSALRMANLCWWYFISKFTEFADTIFFVLRKKDSQVTFLHLYHHSLTPLETWICVKFIAGGHGTLGNLINNAVHVIMYMYYMVSAMGPEYHKYLWWKKHLTTVQLVQFFLVFVHSAQALVFDCGYPKLVAALLLLHSTIFFVLFSDFYRQAYNKDRPKKELKDE is encoded by the exons ATGGCGTCGGCGGCAGCAGAGTTAGTCGTGGAGCGGGAGCCGGAACCGAGAATCGAGATGACGGACACAAATCGGACGTTCGTGGGCGCCCAGGGCCTGGTCAGAATGGCCCTTGACCAATACACAGAAATCCTTACCACGGTCTCGGATCCTCGAGTCAGCGACTGGCCGTTAATGGATTCGCCGATACCAACATTTTTAATCGTCCTTCTTTATTTATATGGAGTGGCGATATTCGGTCCACGGGTGATGGCTAACAAGAAACCGTTCAAACTCAGAGCAACTTTGGTAGCGTACAACGCGTTTCAAGTAGTCTTCTCGTTAGGCATGCTGTACGAG CACCTGATGTCCGGTTGGTTGTTAGACTACAGTTACAAGTGTCAACCAGTGGACTATTCCCACAATCCGTCCGCGCTGCGAATGGCGAACCTATGTTGGTGGTATTTCATCAGCAAATTCACAGAATTTGCTGACACG ATATTTTTCGttctgcgaaagaaagacaGTCAAGTGACGTTCTTACACCTGTATCATCACTCTTTAACACCTTTAGAGACATGGATCTGTGTGAAATTTATTGCTGGAGGACACGGTACTTTGGGAAATCTTATAAATAACGCAGTACACGTAATAATGTACATGTACTATATGGTGTCTGCAATGGGACCGGAATACCACAAATATTTATGGTGGAAGAAGCACCTCACTACAGTGCAGTTG GTACAATTCTTCTTAGTGTTCGTGCACAGCGCTCAAGCTTTGGTCTTCGATTGCGGCTATCCTAAGCTGGTGGCGGCGCTCCTTTTGCTTCATTCAACGATCTTCTTCGTCCTCTTCTCCGACTTTTACCGGCAAGCATATAATAAGGACAGACCGAAGAAAGAGCTAAAGGACGAATAA